Proteins encoded together in one Pantoea sp. CCBC3-3-1 window:
- the sgrR gene encoding HTH-type transcriptional regulator SgrR has protein sequence MTSKRLHQQFIRLWQCCEGKTQETTLNDLAVQLSCSRRHMRNLLNAMQQEGWLAWQAEAGRGKRSTLSFLYTGLALQQQRAEDLLEQDRIDQLVQLVGDKNAVRQMLISHLGRSFRQGRHILRVLYYRSLLNLHPATPLRRSETHLARQIFSSLTRINEENGEIEADIAHHWQQVSPCHWRFFLRPAIHFHHGREMEMVDVIASLERLKAQPLYANFQHISSSTPWTLDIHLHQPDSWLPWLLGSVSTVILPKEWPSLPDFARQPIGTGPYAVVHNQQSQLRIQAFDDYFGFRALIDEVNIWVLPEISEELVYSGVKLEGGSEAEKSEESRLEEGCYFLLFDQRSEAGRNEHIRRWVSAIANPIALLNQSGVGYQRYWFPAWGLLPRWHHRNDITPVEKPEGLTSLTLTFYSDHIEHQGIANALRPLLAEKGVELIARQVDYETWYRGEAESDIWLGSANFTLPLEFSLFALLYEMPLMRHCLTVDWESDAQRWREQQLPLADWSRKLITSGSLHPLFHHWLLLKGERSMRNVRMNTLGWFDFKSAWFAPPES, from the coding sequence ATGACATCGAAGCGTTTACATCAGCAGTTTATCCGGCTGTGGCAATGCTGTGAGGGCAAGACACAGGAAACCACGCTCAACGATTTAGCCGTGCAGCTTAGCTGTTCACGCCGCCATATGCGTAATCTGCTGAATGCGATGCAGCAGGAAGGCTGGCTGGCGTGGCAGGCAGAAGCGGGACGCGGTAAGCGCTCAACGCTGAGTTTTCTTTATACCGGACTCGCGTTACAGCAGCAGCGGGCGGAGGACCTGCTGGAACAGGATCGCATCGATCAGCTGGTGCAGCTGGTTGGCGATAAAAATGCCGTCCGCCAGATGCTTATCTCGCATCTGGGCCGCAGTTTCCGCCAGGGACGGCATATCCTTCGCGTTCTTTACTACCGTTCACTGCTCAACCTGCATCCGGCTACGCCGTTGCGCCGCTCAGAAACGCACCTTGCCCGCCAAATCTTCAGCAGCCTGACGCGGATAAATGAGGAAAACGGGGAAATCGAAGCGGATATCGCCCATCACTGGCAGCAGGTTTCGCCCTGCCACTGGCGTTTTTTCTTACGTCCGGCGATCCATTTTCATCACGGTCGTGAGATGGAGATGGTGGACGTTATCGCCTCGCTGGAAAGGCTCAAAGCCCAGCCGCTGTATGCCAATTTCCAGCATATTTCGTCGTCTACCCCATGGACGCTGGATATCCATCTGCATCAACCTGACAGCTGGCTTCCCTGGCTACTGGGCAGCGTCAGCACCGTGATCCTGCCGAAAGAGTGGCCTTCCCTGCCCGACTTCGCTCGCCAGCCAATTGGTACCGGGCCTTATGCGGTGGTGCATAATCAGCAAAGCCAGCTGCGTATTCAGGCCTTTGATGATTACTTTGGCTTCAGAGCGCTCATTGATGAGGTCAATATCTGGGTATTGCCAGAAATCAGTGAGGAGCTGGTCTACTCAGGCGTGAAGCTGGAAGGCGGCAGCGAGGCCGAAAAGTCGGAAGAGAGCCGCCTGGAGGAAGGCTGCTATTTTTTGCTGTTCGATCAGCGTTCAGAGGCAGGACGCAATGAGCATATCAGACGCTGGGTCAGCGCCATTGCTAATCCCATTGCCTTGCTGAACCAGTCCGGCGTTGGCTATCAGCGCTACTGGTTTCCCGCGTGGGGCCTGCTGCCGCGTTGGCATCATCGCAATGACATCACGCCTGTAGAAAAACCGGAAGGCCTGACTTCGCTAACGCTGACTTTCTATAGCGATCATATTGAACATCAGGGCATCGCCAATGCCTTACGGCCGCTGCTGGCTGAGAAAGGCGTTGAACTGATCGCCAGACAGGTCGATTACGAAACCTGGTATCGTGGCGAGGCAGAAAGCGATATCTGGCTGGGCAGCGCCAACTTTACGCTGCCGCTGGAATTTTCGCTGTTTGCCCTGCTGTATGAAATGCCGCTGATGCGCCACTGTCTGACCGTAGACTGGGAAAGCGACGCCCAGCGCTGGCGTGAACAGCAGCTACCGCTGGCCGACTGGAGCAGGAAGCTGATTACCAGCGGCAGCCTCCATCCTCTGTTTCACCACTGGCTGTTGCTGAAAGGCGAACGCAGCATGCGCAATGTGCGGATGAACACGCTCGGCTGGTTCGACTTCAAATCCGCCTGGTTCGCGCCGCCGGAATCGTGA
- a CDS encoding sugar efflux transporter — protein MKSLLTPGRRINPVYLAFMAVSFMVGVAGALQAPTLSLFLTREVQVRPFWVGLFYTVNAIAGIVVSLLLAKRSDNRGDRRMLILFCCLMAVGNALLFAFNRHYLTLITFGVLLSAIASVSMPQIFALAREYADSSAREVVMFSSVMRAQLSLAWVVGPPLSFALALNYGFTTMFAIAAGLFVVCIALIWFALPSVPRVEQSPEVLVTQISAWKNKDVRLLFIASLLMWTCNTMYIIDMPLYISSVLGLPDKLAGLLMGVAAGLEIPAMLLAGHYVKRFGKRKMMLFAVLSGVVFYLGLVLFHSRAALMALQIFNAIFIGIIAGIGMLYFQDLMPGRPGAATTLFTNSISTGVILAGVLQGALAESFGHYSVYWGALILSLAALAMSVKVKDV, from the coding sequence ATGAAATCGCTTCTCACGCCCGGCCGTCGTATCAATCCTGTGTATCTCGCTTTTATGGCCGTCTCTTTTATGGTCGGGGTTGCGGGTGCGCTTCAGGCACCTACCTTAAGCCTGTTTCTGACTCGCGAAGTGCAAGTGCGTCCGTTTTGGGTTGGGCTGTTTTATACTGTTAACGCTATTGCCGGGATTGTGGTCAGCCTGCTGCTGGCCAAACGTTCGGATAACCGTGGTGACCGACGGATGCTGATCCTGTTTTGCTGTTTGATGGCGGTAGGCAACGCGCTGTTATTCGCTTTTAACCGTCATTACCTGACGCTGATTACCTTCGGCGTACTGCTTTCAGCGATCGCCAGCGTCTCGATGCCACAAATTTTCGCCCTGGCACGTGAATATGCCGACAGTTCGGCGCGAGAAGTGGTGATGTTCAGCTCGGTAATGCGTGCTCAGCTGTCGCTTGCCTGGGTTGTCGGCCCGCCGCTTTCCTTTGCGCTGGCGCTGAATTATGGCTTTACCACCATGTTTGCTATCGCCGCAGGCCTGTTTGTGGTTTGTATTGCACTGATTTGGTTTGCGCTGCCCTCTGTTCCACGGGTTGAGCAATCGCCTGAGGTATTAGTGACCCAGATAAGCGCCTGGAAAAACAAGGATGTGCGCCTGCTGTTTATCGCCTCGCTGCTAATGTGGACCTGCAATACCATGTATATCATTGATATGCCGCTTTATATCAGCAGCGTGTTGGGATTGCCGGACAAACTAGCCGGCCTGCTGATGGGCGTGGCGGCAGGGTTGGAGATCCCGGCGATGCTGCTGGCGGGTCATTATGTAAAGCGCTTTGGTAAACGTAAAATGATGCTGTTTGCGGTGCTGTCCGGCGTGGTGTTTTATCTGGGGCTGGTGCTGTTTCATTCACGGGCGGCCCTGATGGCGCTGCAAATTTTCAACGCCATTTTTATTGGGATTATCGCCGGGATCGGCATGCTCTATTTTCAGGATTTGATGCCAGGCAGGCCGGGCGCAGCAACAACGTTATTCACCAACAGCATTTCAACCGGCGTAATCCTTGCGGGCGTTTTGCAGGGCGCATTAGCCGAAAGCTTCGGCCATTATTCGGTTTACTGGGGCGCGCTGATCCTGTCGCTGGCGGCGCTGGCGATGTCGGTGAAAGTGAAGGATGTTTGA
- the leuD gene encoding 3-isopropylmalate dehydratase small subunit, which translates to MAKKFTQHTGIVVPMDAANVDTDAIIPKQFLQMVTRTGFGRNLFYDWRYLDAEGQIPNPEFVLNKPEFRGASIMLTRENFGCGSSREHAPWALTDYGIQAIIGSDFADIFANNSFNNQLLLVTLSEEEVEELFQRVAADPGISFTVDLENQQVIAGEKGYAFSIDSFRRHCLINGLDNIGLTLQHDADITAYEQQQPVFLR; encoded by the coding sequence ATGGCTAAAAAATTCACCCAACACACCGGCATCGTGGTGCCGATGGATGCGGCTAACGTTGATACCGATGCCATCATTCCTAAACAGTTTTTGCAGATGGTGACGCGCACCGGCTTTGGCCGCAATCTGTTCTACGACTGGCGCTATCTTGACGCGGAAGGCCAGATCCCTAACCCGGAATTTGTATTAAATAAACCTGAGTTTCGCGGCGCGAGCATTATGCTTACCCGCGAAAACTTTGGCTGCGGTTCTTCACGTGAACATGCGCCCTGGGCGCTGACCGATTATGGCATTCAGGCGATTATCGGCAGCGATTTCGCAGACATCTTTGCCAATAACTCCTTCAACAATCAGCTGCTGCTGGTGACGCTGAGTGAAGAGGAAGTCGAGGAGCTGTTCCAGCGGGTTGCCGCGGATCCGGGCATCAGCTTCACCGTTGATCTGGAAAACCAGCAGGTCATTGCCGGTGAGAAAGGTTATGCGTTTAGCATCGACAGCTTCCGTCGTCACTGCCTGATTAACGGGCTGGATAATATCGGCCTGACGCTTCAGCACGATGCGGATATCACCGCTTACGAGCAGCAGCAGCCCGTGTTTTTGCGCTAG
- the leuC gene encoding 3-isopropylmalate dehydratase large subunit, which produces MKTLYEKLFDAHVVYEAPRETPLLYIDRHLVHEVTSAQAFDGLRAHGRPVRQPSKTFATMDHNVSTQTRDINASGEMARIQMSMLIKNCEEFGVRLYDLKHPFQGIVHVIGPEQGMSLPGMTIVCGDSHTSTHGAFGALAFGIGTSEVEHVLATQTLKQSRAKTMKIEVIGQTALGITAKDIALAIIGKTGSGGGNGHVVEFCGQAVEALSMEGRMTLCNMAIELGAKAGLVAPDDTTFNYVKGRQFAPKEAAWDEAVTYWRTLKSDSGARYDKVVTLKAEEIAPQVTWGTNPGQVIAVNERIPDPASFSDPIERASAEKALAYMDLKAGTRLTDVKIDKVFIGSCTNSRIEDLRAAALVVKGHKIAAGVQAYVVPGSGPVKAQAEAEGLDKIFLDAGFEWRLPGCSMCLAMNNDRLSPGERCASTSNRNFEGRQGRGGRTHLLSPAMAAAAAVAGHFADIRELT; this is translated from the coding sequence ATGAAAACATTATACGAGAAGCTGTTTGACGCGCATGTCGTTTATGAAGCGCCCCGTGAAACGCCGCTGTTGTACATCGACAGGCATCTTGTCCATGAAGTGACGTCAGCGCAGGCCTTTGATGGTCTGCGTGCGCATGGCCGCCCGGTGCGCCAGCCGTCAAAAACCTTTGCGACAATGGATCATAACGTCTCCACCCAGACGCGAGACATCAACGCCAGCGGCGAAATGGCACGCATCCAGATGTCAATGCTCATCAAAAACTGTGAAGAGTTTGGCGTACGGCTGTATGACCTCAAGCATCCTTTTCAGGGCATCGTGCATGTGATTGGCCCCGAGCAGGGCATGTCTCTGCCAGGCATGACCATTGTCTGCGGCGACTCGCATACTTCCACGCATGGCGCTTTTGGCGCGCTGGCGTTTGGTATCGGCACCTCGGAAGTTGAACACGTGCTGGCAACGCAGACGCTGAAGCAGTCTCGTGCAAAAACCATGAAGATTGAGGTGATCGGTCAGACCGCGCTGGGGATTACCGCTAAAGATATTGCGCTGGCAATTATTGGTAAAACCGGTAGCGGCGGCGGTAACGGTCACGTGGTGGAGTTTTGCGGTCAGGCAGTTGAAGCCCTGAGTATGGAAGGCCGTATGACGCTGTGCAATATGGCGATTGAACTGGGCGCGAAAGCGGGCCTGGTCGCGCCGGACGACACCACGTTTAATTACGTTAAAGGTCGACAGTTCGCGCCGAAGGAAGCCGCCTGGGACGAGGCGGTTACTTACTGGCGCACGCTGAAATCCGACAGCGGTGCGCGGTACGATAAAGTCGTCACGCTGAAGGCGGAAGAGATTGCACCGCAGGTAACCTGGGGCACCAATCCAGGCCAGGTGATTGCCGTTAACGAACGCATTCCCGATCCGGCCTCATTCAGCGATCCGATTGAACGTGCTTCGGCCGAAAAAGCGTTGGCTTATATGGATTTGAAAGCCGGAACGCGGCTGACCGATGTGAAGATCGACAAAGTCTTTATCGGTTCCTGCACCAACTCGCGTATTGAAGATTTACGCGCGGCGGCTTTGGTGGTGAAAGGCCATAAGATTGCGGCGGGCGTTCAGGCCTATGTCGTACCGGGTTCCGGTCCGGTGAAAGCGCAGGCGGAAGCGGAGGGTTTAGATAAAATCTTTCTTGATGCCGGTTTTGAATGGCGCCTGCCTGGCTGCTCCATGTGCCTGGCGATGAACAACGACCGTCTCAGCCCTGGAGAACGCTGCGCTTCCACCAGCAACCGCAACTTCGAGGGTCGCCAGGGGCGCGGCGGGCGCACGCATCTGTTAAGCCCGGCAATGGCTGCCGCTGCGGCGGTCGCAGGGCATTTTGCCGATATCCGCGAGCTGACTTAA
- the leuB gene encoding 3-isopropylmalate dehydrogenase translates to MSRTYHIAVLPGDGIGPEVMAQASKVLEAVRQRFAMRITTSEYDVGGIAIDRHGEPLPQATIAGCEQADAILFGSVGGPKWEHLPPAEQPERGALLPLRKHFRLFSNLRPASLHQELTAFCPLRSDIAAKGFDILVVRELTGGIYFGQPKGREGSGQHERAFDTEIYHRFEIERIARIAFESARKRRKKVTSIDKANVLQSSILWRQIVTEVAQDYPDVELHHMYIDNATMQLIKEPSQFDVMLCSNLFGDILSDECAMITGSMGMLPSASLNEQGFGLFEPAGGSAPDIAGKNIANPIAQILSLALLLRYSLDAADAADAIEQAISRALAENYRTGDLAGNGKATSTEEMGSIIARFIREA, encoded by the coding sequence ATGTCAAGGACCTATCATATTGCGGTTTTGCCCGGCGACGGTATTGGCCCGGAAGTGATGGCTCAGGCCAGCAAAGTACTGGAGGCGGTGCGTCAACGTTTTGCCATGCGCATCACCACCAGCGAATATGACGTCGGCGGTATTGCCATTGACCGCCACGGCGAGCCGCTGCCTCAGGCGACCATTGCCGGTTGCGAACAGGCCGATGCCATTCTGTTCGGTTCCGTAGGCGGCCCGAAATGGGAACATTTGCCCCCTGCTGAGCAGCCTGAGCGCGGCGCGCTGCTGCCGCTGCGTAAACATTTCCGCCTGTTCAGCAACCTGCGTCCGGCCAGCCTGCATCAGGAGCTGACCGCGTTCTGCCCGCTGCGTAGCGATATCGCCGCCAAAGGGTTTGATATTTTGGTCGTCCGCGAGCTGACTGGCGGTATCTATTTCGGCCAGCCAAAAGGCCGCGAAGGCAGCGGCCAGCATGAACGCGCCTTCGACACCGAAATTTATCACCGCTTTGAAATCGAACGCATTGCCCGTATTGCCTTTGAATCCGCACGCAAACGTCGCAAAAAAGTGACCTCCATCGATAAAGCCAACGTGCTGCAATCTTCTATTCTGTGGCGGCAAATCGTAACCGAAGTGGCGCAGGATTATCCGGACGTCGAGCTGCATCATATGTATATCGACAACGCCACTATGCAGCTGATCAAAGAGCCTTCCCAGTTTGACGTCATGCTCTGCTCTAACCTGTTCGGCGATATTCTTTCCGACGAGTGCGCGATGATCACCGGTTCGATGGGCATGCTGCCCTCGGCCAGCCTGAACGAGCAGGGTTTTGGCCTGTTTGAACCTGCGGGTGGCTCCGCACCCGATATCGCCGGTAAAAATATTGCTAACCCCATTGCCCAAATCCTGTCGCTGGCGCTGCTGTTGCGCTACAGCCTCGATGCGGCCGATGCGGCCGATGCCATCGAGCAGGCCATCAGCCGCGCGCTGGCAGAAAATTACCGTACCGGCGATTTAGCCGGCAACGGTAAAGCGACCAGCACCGAGGAAATGGGTTCGATTATTGCCCGGTTTATCCGCGAAGCCTGA
- the leuA gene encoding 2-isopropylmalate synthase has protein sequence MSQQVIIFDTTLRDGEQALQASLSVKEKLQIALALERMGVDVMEVGFPISSPGDFESVQTIARQIKNSRVCALARCVDKDIDAAYEALRVAEAYRIHTFLATSPMHIATKLRSTLPDVIERAVTMVKRARNYTDDVEFSCEDGGRTPIDDLCRVVEAAINAGATTINIPDTVGYTLPNEYSNIFTQLRNRVPNIDKAILSVHTHDDLGMAVGNAIAAVQAGARQVEGTINGLGERAGNCALEEVIMAIKTRSQIMNVQTNINHHEIYRTSQLISQICNMPIPANKAVVGTGAFAHSSGIHQDGVLKNRENYEIMTPESIGLNQVQLNLTSRSGRAAVKHRMDEMGYKENDYNLDSLYDAFLKLADKKGQVFDYDLEALAFINKQNEEPEHFRLDYFSVQSGSSVMATASVKLGCGEEVKSEAATGNGPVDAVYQAINRITDFDAELVKYQLTAKGHGKDALGQVDIVVNYNGRKFHGVGLATDIVESSAKAMINALNNIWRARQVEQELQRKSQANDQKEAV, from the coding sequence ATGAGCCAACAAGTTATTATTTTCGATACCACTCTGCGTGATGGCGAACAGGCATTACAGGCCAGCCTGAGTGTGAAAGAGAAACTGCAAATCGCGCTGGCGCTGGAGCGGATGGGCGTTGACGTGATGGAAGTCGGTTTCCCTATCTCCTCACCTGGTGATTTTGAGTCGGTACAGACCATCGCCCGCCAGATAAAAAACAGTCGTGTTTGCGCCCTGGCCCGCTGCGTTGATAAAGATATTGATGCCGCTTACGAAGCGCTGCGTGTGGCAGAAGCCTACCGAATCCATACCTTCCTGGCGACGTCACCGATGCATATCGCCACCAAGCTGCGCAGCACGCTGCCGGACGTGATTGAGCGCGCCGTGACCATGGTGAAACGCGCTCGTAACTACACCGACGACGTTGAGTTCTCTTGTGAGGATGGTGGACGTACGCCAATCGACGATCTGTGCCGTGTTGTTGAAGCCGCTATTAACGCGGGTGCGACCACCATTAACATTCCTGACACCGTCGGCTACACCCTGCCAAATGAATACAGCAACATCTTTACCCAGTTGCGCAATCGCGTCCCAAATATTGATAAAGCGATTTTGTCCGTCCATACCCATGATGATTTAGGCATGGCTGTCGGCAACGCGATTGCTGCGGTCCAGGCGGGTGCTCGCCAGGTTGAAGGCACCATCAACGGTCTGGGCGAACGCGCCGGTAACTGCGCGCTGGAAGAGGTGATCATGGCGATCAAAACCCGTAGCCAGATCATGAACGTGCAGACCAACATCAATCATCACGAAATTTACCGCACCAGCCAGCTGATCAGCCAGATTTGTAATATGCCGATCCCGGCCAACAAAGCCGTGGTCGGTACCGGCGCTTTTGCTCACTCTTCTGGTATTCATCAGGACGGCGTGCTGAAAAACCGCGAAAACTACGAAATCATGACCCCGGAATCTATCGGCCTGAATCAGGTGCAGCTGAACCTGACCTCACGCTCGGGCCGTGCCGCCGTGAAGCATCGTATGGACGAGATGGGCTACAAAGAAAATGACTACAACCTGGACAGCCTGTACGACGCCTTCCTGAAGCTGGCTGATAAGAAGGGCCAGGTGTTTGACTACGATCTGGAAGCCCTGGCGTTTATCAACAAGCAGAACGAAGAACCTGAGCATTTTCGTCTGGACTACTTCAGCGTGCAGTCGGGTTCCAGCGTAATGGCAACCGCGTCGGTGAAACTGGGCTGCGGTGAAGAAGTGAAGTCCGAAGCGGCGACGGGCAATGGTCCGGTCGATGCCGTTTACCAGGCGATTAACCGTATTACTGACTTCGATGCAGAACTGGTGAAATATCAGCTGACGGCCAAAGGTCACGGTAAAGATGCGCTGGGACAGGTAGATATCGTGGTGAATTACAACGGCCGTAAGTTCCATGGCGTAGGTCTGGCGACGGATATCGTTGAATCCTCAGCCAAAGCGATGATCAATGCGCTGAACAACATCTGGCGCGCACGTCAGGTCGAGCAGGAACTGCAACGAAAATCTCAGGCTAACGATCAAAAGGAAGCGGTATAA
- the ilvI gene encoding acetolactate synthase 3 large subunit — MEMLSGAEMVVRSLIDQGVKHVFGYPGGAVLDIYDALQTVGGIDHVLVRHEQGAVHMADGYARATGETGVVLVTSGPGATNAITGIATAYMDSIPMVVLSGQVPSSLIGYDAFQECDMVGISRPIVKHSFMVRQVEEIPTVMKKAFWLAASGRPGPVVIDLPKDMMNPANKLPYIWPESVSMRSYNPTTQGHKGQIKRALQTLLAAKKPVIYAGGGVINAACDDELREIAEKLNVPVTCSLMGLGAFPGTHRQSVGMLGMHGTYEANMTMHNADVIFAVGVRFDDRTTNNLARYCPDATILHIDIDPASISKTVSADVPIVGDAKYVLRQMLELLTQGENPQDFDSLRDWWQSIEQWRGRQCLEFDRHSEKIKPQAVIETIWRLTNGDAYVTSDVGQHQMFAALYYPFDKPRRWINSGGLGTMGFGLPAALGVKLALPQETVVCVTGDGSIQMNIQELSTALQYGLPVLVLSLNNRYLGMVKQWQDMIYSGRHSQSYMESLPDFLKLAEAYGHVGIGINHPHELESKLTEALEELSKGRLVFVDVNVDSTEHVYPMQIRGGGMDEMWLSKTERT, encoded by the coding sequence ATGGAGATGTTGTCAGGAGCCGAGATGGTGGTCCGATCGTTAATCGATCAGGGCGTAAAACATGTGTTTGGCTACCCCGGCGGGGCTGTTCTGGACATTTATGACGCTTTACAAACCGTTGGCGGTATCGATCACGTGCTGGTGCGCCATGAGCAGGGCGCCGTCCATATGGCAGATGGTTATGCCCGCGCTACCGGTGAAACAGGCGTCGTACTGGTCACTTCAGGTCCAGGCGCGACGAATGCGATTACCGGTATCGCGACTGCCTATATGGATTCCATTCCTATGGTGGTGCTCTCCGGGCAGGTGCCTTCGTCACTGATTGGCTACGATGCTTTTCAGGAATGCGATATGGTCGGCATTTCCCGTCCCATTGTGAAACACAGCTTTATGGTTCGGCAGGTGGAAGAGATCCCAACGGTAATGAAAAAAGCCTTCTGGCTGGCCGCCAGCGGTCGCCCGGGGCCGGTTGTGATCGATTTACCGAAAGACATGATGAATCCGGCTAACAAGCTGCCGTATATATGGCCGGAATCGGTCAGTATGCGTTCTTACAATCCGACGACTCAAGGCCACAAAGGTCAAATCAAGCGTGCGCTGCAAACCTTATTAGCTGCCAAAAAACCGGTGATTTACGCGGGTGGCGGCGTCATTAATGCGGCTTGTGATGATGAACTGCGCGAGATCGCGGAAAAGCTCAACGTACCTGTTACCTGTTCGCTGATGGGACTGGGGGCTTTCCCAGGTACGCATCGTCAGAGCGTGGGTATGCTCGGTATGCATGGCACGTATGAAGCTAACATGACCATGCACAACGCGGATGTGATTTTTGCCGTCGGCGTGCGGTTTGATGACCGAACAACCAACAATCTGGCCAGGTATTGTCCTGACGCTACCATCTTGCATATTGATATCGATCCTGCGTCGATCTCCAAAACCGTGTCGGCAGATGTTCCGATCGTCGGCGATGCAAAATATGTTCTGAGACAGATGCTGGAGCTGTTGACGCAGGGTGAAAACCCGCAGGATTTCGACAGCCTGCGTGACTGGTGGCAGAGCATTGAACAGTGGCGAGGCCGTCAATGCCTCGAGTTCGATCGCCACAGTGAAAAAATTAAACCGCAGGCGGTGATTGAAACGATTTGGCGCCTGACGAACGGTGACGCCTATGTGACATCTGATGTGGGTCAGCACCAGATGTTCGCCGCGCTCTATTATCCTTTCGACAAGCCACGACGCTGGATCAATTCCGGTGGTCTGGGCACGATGGGCTTTGGTCTGCCTGCGGCGCTGGGTGTGAAGCTGGCGTTGCCGCAAGAAACGGTGGTCTGCGTGACCGGTGACGGAAGTATCCAGATGAATATTCAGGAACTTTCTACCGCCCTGCAATATGGTTTGCCGGTGTTGGTATTAAGCCTGAATAACCGCTATCTCGGCATGGTAAAACAGTGGCAGGACATGATCTACTCCGGTCGCCATTCGCAATCCTATATGGAGTCCTTGCCCGATTTCCTGAAGCTGGCTGAAGCCTATGGCCACGTCGGTATCGGCATCAATCATCCTCATGAGCTTGAATCAAAGCTCACCGAGGCGCTGGAAGAATTGAGTAAGGGCCGTCTGGTGTTTGTCGATGTCAACGTAGACAGTACCGAGCATGTATACCCAATGCAGATTCGCGGCGGCGGGATGGACGAGATGTGGTTGAGCAAAACGGAGAGGACTTAA
- the ilvN gene encoding acetolactate synthase small subunit, translating to MRRVLSVLLENESGALSRVVGLFSQRGYNIESLTVAPTDDPTLSRMTIQTVGDEKVLEQIEKQLHKLVDVLRVTELGQGAFVEREIMLVKIQATGYGREEVKRSAEIFRGQIVDVTPSLYTVQLAGSSDKLDAFLSTVREVAEIVEVARSGIVGVARGERIMR from the coding sequence ATGCGTCGTGTGTTATCGGTATTACTGGAAAATGAATCCGGCGCTCTATCGCGCGTGGTGGGGCTTTTCTCACAGCGCGGTTACAACATTGAAAGCCTGACCGTTGCGCCAACTGATGACCCAACGTTGTCCCGCATGACTATCCAGACTGTCGGCGATGAAAAAGTGCTGGAGCAGATCGAAAAGCAGCTCCACAAGCTGGTAGACGTCCTGCGCGTTACCGAACTGGGCCAGGGTGCTTTTGTTGAAAGGGAAATCATGCTGGTTAAAATCCAGGCGACGGGATACGGCCGTGAAGAGGTTAAACGTAGCGCTGAGATCTTCCGCGGGCAAATCGTCGATGTGACACCTTCGCTTTATACGGTTCAGCTTGCCGGCAGTAGCGATAAGCTGGATGCGTTTCTGAGCACCGTGCGTGAGGTCGCTGAAATCGTAGAGGTTGCACGTTCAGGCATTGTTGGCGTGGCGCGTGGCGAACGTATTATGCGCTGA
- the cra gene encoding catabolite repressor/activator, whose product MKLDEIARLAGVSRTTASYVINGKARQYRVSEKTVEKVMAVVREHNYHPNAVAAGLRAGRTRSIGLVIPDLENTSYTRIANYLERQARQRGYQLLIACSEDQPDNEMRCVEHLLQRKVDAIIVSTSLPPEHPFYQRWINDPLPIIALDRALDREHFTSVVGADQDDSEMLAAELRKQSAESILFMGALPELSVSFLREMGFREAWKGDERKIDFIYANSFERTAAAALFENWLENNEMPDALFTTSFGLLQGVIDATLKREGRLPKDLAIATFGDHELLDFLDCPVLAVGQRHRDVAERVLELVLASLDEPRKPKPGLTRIRRNLYRRGRLSRKIG is encoded by the coding sequence GTGAAACTGGATGAAATTGCGCGCCTTGCTGGTGTATCGCGCACGACGGCCAGCTACGTGATTAATGGTAAAGCCAGGCAGTATCGTGTCAGCGAAAAAACCGTCGAGAAAGTGATGGCGGTGGTACGCGAGCATAATTACCATCCGAATGCGGTTGCTGCGGGGCTGCGCGCCGGGCGGACCCGCTCCATCGGACTGGTTATTCCTGATTTGGAGAATACCAGCTATACGCGTATTGCTAATTATCTTGAGCGGCAGGCGCGTCAGCGTGGCTATCAGTTGCTGATCGCCTGCTCGGAAGATCAGCCTGATAACGAAATGCGCTGCGTGGAGCACCTGCTGCAACGCAAGGTCGATGCGATTATTGTCTCGACCTCTCTGCCGCCGGAACACCCTTTCTATCAGCGCTGGATCAACGATCCCTTGCCGATTATCGCGCTTGACCGGGCGCTCGATCGTGAGCACTTTACCAGCGTCGTTGGGGCGGATCAGGATGATTCAGAAATGCTGGCCGCGGAGTTACGTAAACAGTCTGCTGAATCCATTCTCTTTATGGGTGCCTTACCCGAACTCTCGGTCAGCTTTTTACGAGAAATGGGCTTTCGTGAGGCATGGAAAGGCGACGAGCGGAAAATAGATTTCATCTATGCCAACAGTTTTGAGCGTACTGCCGCGGCGGCATTGTTTGAAAACTGGCTGGAAAACAATGAAATGCCGGATGCGCTTTTTACCACATCCTTTGGTTTGTTGCAGGGGGTGATAGACGCCACCCTAAAGCGCGAAGGGCGTTTACCAAAGGATCTGGCCATCGCCACCTTTGGCGACCACGAGCTGTTGGATTTTCTCGATTGTCCTGTGCTTGCCGTAGGGCAGCGCCATCGTGACGTGGCTGAGCGGGTATTGGAACTGGTGCTGGCCAGCCTGGATGAGCCTCGCAAACCTAAGCCTGGCTTAACCCGTATTCGACGCAATCTTTACCGACGTGGCCGTTTAAGCCGCAAAATAGGGTAA